The Pyrenophora tritici-repentis strain M4 chromosome 2, whole genome shotgun sequence genome window below encodes:
- a CDS encoding autophagy protein 5 produces the protein MGSKDVATRLRQSTWNGSIPLEIRLHKGDCRTYDESDPYLVQFPRISYLGLLVKKLHGFFARSLIYPDVTPKDAWLSYEGVPLKWHYPLGLLYDLYSGAEPAYPPDIDTDADATAQSQKLETTEEERRRLPWRLTIHFSDYPMDQLVQLDNEDKHLQDMFIHSVKEADYLRTGTGKTVMFLSKEDSTQLWDGVRNHDFALYNPINQKLLNPQGVNLRHLPVRLYLPHAASDGVQEETAPGSLRIVQRLVTPNLSSRQPQTVGTALNQILPTLFPSRRSPLLAQAVLHGAVLPLSASVEELVRATAYLDGWLHIAVVMMG, from the exons ATGGGTTCCAAAGACGTCGCGACTAGATTGCGGCAGAGCACGTGGAATGGGAGTATTCCACTTGAGATACGGTTGCACAAGGGAGATTGTAGGACGTATGATGAGTCGGATCCTTACTTG GTACAATTCCCTCGGATTTCATACCTGGGACTGCTGGTGAAAAAACTGCATGGCTTCTTTGCGAGAAGTCTGATTTATCCAGATGTAACGCCGAAAGATGCATGGCTCTCGTACGAAGGAGTGCCACTGAAATGGCACTATCCGCTGGGCCTTCTTTACGACCTTTATTCTGGCGCCGAACCTGCGTATCCACCAGATATAGACACGGATGCAGATGCGACAGCACAAAGCCAGAAACTCGAAACCACAGAGGAAGAGCGCCGGCGTCTACCATGGCGACTAACGATTCACTTCTCTGACTACCCCATGGATCAGCTTGTGCAGCTTGACAATGAAGACAAGCATCTGCAGGACATGTTCATTCACAGTGTCAAAGAGGCCGACTACCTACGGACGGGTACAGGAAAGACAGTCATGTTTTTGAGCAAAGAGGATAGCACACAGCTTTGGGACGGGGTCAGAAATCATGACTTTGCACTATACAATCCCATCAACCAGAAGCTACTGAACCCGCAAGGCGTCAACCTGAGACATCTGCCCGTCAGACTGTATCTTCCGCACGCGGCGTCGGACGGTGTACAGGAGGAGACTGCGCCGGGAAGCTTAAGAATTGTGCAACGACTGGTGACGCCGAATTTATCTTCAA GGCAACCGCAGACCGTGGGGACAGCGTTGAACCAGATACTACCGACATTATTCCCGAGCAGGCGAAGTCCACTTCTCGCACAGGCGGTTCTGCATGGTGCTGTTTTACCGTTGAGCGCGAGTGTGGAGGAGTTGGTTCGGGCGACGGCCTATCTTGATGGCTGGCTGCACATTGCTGTGGTCATGATGGGATAA
- a CDS encoding Atrophin-1 domain containing protein translates to MSSSQMYTQDRDGGRRSDLTVRVPANTSFEVPATQGPTGGPTGSAGSAQTDSPCSSGSSLSQLGRQPAPGQDHAAQQPPTTPCRAHVTSSASQFTSPPFSRGQAAQNYGGSPHMLTPKRVSELQSPHRQRSSSNASQMSNSPRRPSFTSSLRSPSMVNQIDPFNTTSLSGVPEHLAVSGLAFRQGQHDHGSSRNRIPPNPFASQFDQLWAEYYRLGAVQGGPPAALPSSTSPSHENFAWTVLINTETQDLEHPNGSYDMDYARSICIMGLKCMRELIQVVCKRNNDWRKIVCDVPAPLQQAITHFPDLCAKYKDLKQEAREALGGGIPLGYNADSCYYS, encoded by the exons ATGTCATCATCTCAG ATGTATACGCAGGACAGAGACGGAGGGCGTCGTAGCGACCTCACTGTCCGCGTACCAGCTAATACTTCGTTCGAAGTTCCTGCAACTCAAGGCCCGACTGGAGGACCTACTGGATCTGCCGGAAGTGCTCAGACTGATTCGCCTTGCTCATCTGGAAGCTCGTTGTCGCAACTCGGTCGCCAGCCTGCACCTGGACAAGATCACGCGGCGCAGCAGCCG CCAACAACCCCTTGTCGAGCCCATGTCACCTCTTCGGCTTCGCAGTTCACTTCTCCACCGTTCTCTCGCGGCCAGGCTGCGCAGAACTATGGCGGCTCTCCCCATATGCTAACCCCGAAGAGAGTCAGCGAGCTTCAGTCTCCTCACAGGCAACGCAGCAGTTCTAATGCCAGTCAGATGTCCAATAGCCCTCGTCGCCCGTCCTTCACTTCAAGTCTGCGTTCGCCAAGCATGGTCAACCAGATTGATCCGTTCAACACGACCTCTTTGAGCGGTGTACCCGAGCATCTCGCTGTGTCAGGCCTCGCTTTCCGTCAGGGTCAACACGATCACGGCAGTTCGCGCAATAGGATCCCACCCAACCCCTTCGCGAGTCAATTCGACCAGCTCTGGGCTGAGTACTATAGGCTTGGTGCAGTCCAAGGAGGACCACCTGCCGCTTTGCCGTCGTCAACATCCCCCTCCCACGAAAACTTTGCTTGGACAGTTCTCATTAACACAGAAACTCAGGATCTTGAGCACCCCAACGGCTCTTACGACATGGACTATGCTCGCAGCATCTGCATCATGGGACTGAAGTGCATGAGAGAGCTTATCCAGGTCGTCTGCAAGCGCAACAACGATTGGCGCAAGATTGTGTGCGATGTACCTGCCCCCCTCCAGCAGGCTATCACTCACTTCCCCGATCTTTGTGCCAAGTATAAGGATCTCAAGCAAGAAGCTCGTGAAGCACTTGGTGGCGGAATCCCTCTGGGCTACAACGCTGATAG TTGCTACTATAGTTGA
- a CDS encoding FrdB, Succinate dehydrogenase-fumarate reductase, Fe-S protein subunit has protein sequence MACTRALTRLATKRTAVRSAVFSRGFASVNDVHARDPISKTAEKIVPDASRSTTPESKTSTVPEPSPSKDAKTKTFHIYRWNPDEPTSKPKMQSYTLDLNKTGPMMLDALIRIKNEVDPTLTFRRSCREGICGSCAMNIDGVNTLACLCRIPTDTTKESRIYPLPHMYVVKDLVPDMTLFYKQYRSVKPYLQRTTAAPDGREFRQSKEDRKKLDGLYECILCACCSTSCPSYWWNQEEYLGPAVLLQSYRWIADSRDEKKAERQDALNNSMSLYRCHTILNCSRTCPKGLNPALAIAEIKKSMAFT, from the exons ATGGCTTGCACACGCGCTCTCACTCGTCTGGCTACGAAGCGAACTG CTGTACGGTCGGCAGTTTTCTCTCGCGGCTTCGCCTCGGTAAACGATGTACACGCCCGCGATCCCATCTCCAAGACCGCCGAAAAGATTGTCCCCGACGCCTCGCGATCGACCACCCCAGAGAGCAAGACATCGACAGTCCCGGAGCCCTCACCCAGTAAAGATGCGAAGACCAAGACCTTCCACATCTACCGCTGGAACCCAGATGAGCCTACATCCAAACCCAAGATGCAGTCCTACACGCTCGACCTGAACAAGACTGGACCCATGATGCTGGATGCGCTCATCAGGATCAAAAACGAGGTGGACCCGACCTTGACCTTCAGGAGGAGTTGTCGCGAGGGAATTTGCGGAAGTTGCGCCATGAATATTGACGGAGTCAACACATTGGCCTGCCTTT GCCGTATCCCCACAGACACAACCAAGGAATCTCGCATCTACCCGCTCCCCCACATGTACGTTGTCAAGGACCTTGTACCGGATATGACTCTTTTCTACAAGCAATACCGCTCCGTCAAGCCATATCTGCAGCGCACTACTGCCGCACCAGAT GGTCGTGAGTTCCGTCAATCCAAGGAAGATCGCAAAAAGCTAGACGGTCTCTACGAATGCATCCTCTGTGCCTGCTGCTCAACCTCGTGCCCGTCCTACTGGTGGAACCAAGAAGAGTACCTTGGCCCCGCTGTTCTCCTCCAATCATACCGATGGATCGCCGACTCGCGAGATGAGAAGAAGGCTGAGCGACAGGATGCCCTCAACAACAGCATGAGTTTGTACCGATGCCACACCATTCTCAACTGCTCAAGGACATGCCCCAAGGGCCTCAACCCTGCCCTGGCCATTGCTGAGATCAAGAAGAGCATGGCCTTCACATAG
- a CDS encoding Amelogenin multi-domain protein, producing the protein MAVVVTEEMDVVPTLPPPASKSDARLRLKSLARTVSAPLSLSRLESAHLDMDVSNKEMSSTPKPHQLSKQCSSILNLPQSLISRLRLDRDRWRHLAQKQATSISTLGQSLQNLQIATATLSAENAQLQARTEIHLAAIATLTSTLRNVAGKNDALLSRVDDATRSLLRLQKSDRAKGKMQQRNLTLKALLNRYSEKGVAAEAKADADTESALREALAAACERIEELEGRGSALLDALERQEDDECEDEEMDGGASVVEAEVAFRGMLEDEEFRELREEWEGLLGE; encoded by the coding sequence ATGGCTGTCGTCGTTACCGAGGAAATGGACGTCGTACCAACACTACCACCACCAGCATCCAAATCCGATGCGCGACTGCGATTAAAGTCACTTGCACGCACCGTCTCGGCGCCTCTCAGTCTCTCTCGACTCGAGTCTGCGCACCTTGACATGGACGTCAGCAACAAAGAAATGTCAAGCACGCCAAAACCCCACCAGCTATCCAAACAATGCAGCAGCATCCTCAACTTGCCCCAGTCCCTCATTTCCCGCCTCCGTCTAGACCGGGACCGCTGGCGCCATCTCGCCCAAAAGCAAGCGACCTCAATCTCCACCCTGGGCCAGTCGCTGCAAAACCTGCAAATCGCCACAGCCACGCTATCAGCAGAAAATGCGCAGCTGCAAGCGCGAACTGAGATACACCTCGCAGCCATCGCAACTCTAACATCTACCCTACGAAATGTAGCCGGCAAAAACGATGCTCTGCTTTCCAGGGTCGATGATGCAACACGCAGTCTTCTGCGCCTCCAGAAGAGCGACCGCGCAAAAGGAAAAATGCAGCAGCGCAACCTGACACTGAAGGCTTTGTTAAATCGGTACTCAGAGAAGGGTGTAGCGGCAGAGGCAAAAGCGGATGCTGATACTGAATCTGCACTAAGGGAGGCGCTGGCCGCGGCTTGTGAGCGAATCGAAGAGTTAGAGGGGAGGGGTTCAGCGCTGCTTGATGCGTTGGAGAGGCAGGAAGATGATGAGTGTGAGGATGAAGAGATGGATGGAGGTGCAAGTGTTGTGGAGGCTGAGGTGGCATTCAGGGGGATGTTGGAAGATGAGGAGTTCAGAGAGTTGAgggaggagtgggagggcTTGCTGGGGGAGTGA
- a CDS encoding Fungal-trans multi-domain protein gives MSASTPAPNSSNASSSRRVPLDKRKRTETSCDKCKSRKQKCRKEPGQDACRYCIVHNIECLTTQPRKKRLYGSVEGLGTRLALLESLVKGLLPEADVSSTESLRQLAVTHGIPLPDAAGSDGNGDNDESGEGEGDDTVSLLPDQQGQVQYIGPGSSLSFHFKLRALVGRSAPHEFVLFGKNAAAQASPTGSDDSLSNSQSNPTSIPRANASRSHQRRPTPSESPNHELLIRTFFDHIQPDFPVLHEPSFREAYDAWLVNPKQADPSWLCSFMCMLLLARRVARIPLHEDQEQFWWQRVQKLLPLVIFTSSITAVQALLLTALHLHNTNHRDACWNLTGTAVRIAHAIGLHQDKINAGSTPLGREVRKILWWTLYGFETLQVSSYDRPSAIEHPGLRISYANERIIGGPPDFIAFSTRLFMLLGSACRAPRTVKFNASDESYVGPLSPAAGVLRDLVRWKDTLPQHLRVEAVDTSASVFQRALMLMHASYHYTIIVLCRSALLARASILTKTGQDSTNSALTSMADACSESGRELAQVLLKVDALGKFDAVFSSDTWYMLASSSALVLDLVCLNKLGGTNMSESRILLSQLADLAQRHRRNPYMPGTIEKFASLVPELHSMADSLASPVRFTEPKLETHDSGPQTSLPPPQLSQADTVPHIYHQSPPGTGAYMFADHIPGRMYPDQPYMGTATTMTPNTRFDRATQMQFMDFTINNINDWNWGDIGGLLGSEDVPTMHGNPHVHGPQPTGPN, from the coding sequence ATGTCCGCTTCGACTCCCGCACCGAATAGCAGCAATGCGAGCAGCTCGCGCAGAGTTCCGCTCGACAAGCGGAAACGTACCGAGACAAGCTGCGACAAGTGCAAGTCGCGCAAGCAAAAATGCAGAAAAGAGCCGGGCCAGGACGCATGTCGCTATTGCATTGTCCACAACATTGAGTGCCTGACGACGCAGCCGCGCAAGAAGCGCCTGTATGGCAGCGTCGAGGGTTTGGGCACCCGACTGGCCCTGCTTGAGTCGCTGGTCAAAGGGCTGCTGCCCGAAGCCGACGTGTCGAGCACAGAGTCTTTGCGACAGCTGGCGGTGACGCACGGCATCCCTCTGCCAGATGCGGCCGGGAGCGACGGTAACGGCGACAATGACGAGAGCGGCGAGGGTGAAGGCGACGACACCGTGTCGCTCCTGCCCGACCAGCAAGGGCAGGTGCAGTACATTGGTCCTGGGAGCTCTCTCTCCTTCCATTTCAAGCTGCGCGCCCTGGTCGGCAGGAGCGCCCCGCACGAATTCGTCCTGTTCGGCAAGAACGCAGCTGCCCAAGCATCACCAACGGGAAGCGACGATAGCCTCTCCAACTCCCAGTCCAACCCCACGTCCATCCCGCGCGCCAACGCCTCCCGCAGCCACCAACGCCGCCCGACGCCCAGCGAGAGCCCCAACCACGAGCTGCTGATACGTACCTTCTTCGACCACATCCAGCCCGACTTCCCCGTCCTGCATGAGCCCTCGTTCCGCGAGGCCTACGATGCCTGGCTGGTCAATCCCAAGCAGGCCGACCCCTCATGGCTGTGCAGCTTCATGTGCATGTTGCTGCTCGCCCGCCGTGTCGCCCGCATACCCCTCCATGAAGACCAGGAGCAGTTCTGGTGGCAAAGGGTGCAGAAGCTCCTTCCGCTTGTCATCTTCACCTCAAGCATCACCGCCGTTCAGGCCCTTTTGCTCACGGCCCTCCACCtccacaacaccaaccaCCGAGATGCATGCTGGAACCTGACGGGCACCGCCGTCCGAATAGCCCACGCAATTGGCCTGCACCAAGATAAAATCAACGCTGGATCGACCCCGCTCGGCCGTGAGGTGCGCAAGATCTTATGGTGGACCCTGTACGGCTTTGAAACCTTGCAGGTATCCTCTTACGACCGCCCAAGTGCAATCGAACATCCAGGCCTCAGGATCAGTTATGCCAACGAACGGATTATCGGCGGTCCTCCTGACTTCATTGCATTCTCTACCCGCCTGTTTATGTTACTGGGGTCCGCGTGCCGTGCGCCCAGAACTGTCAAATTCAACGCCAGCGACGAGTCGTATGTGGGCCCGTTGTCTCCCGCTGCAGGGGTACTGCGTGACCTGGTCCGATGGAAGGATACCCTACCCCAGCATCTGCGTGTGGAAGCCGTCGACACCTCGGCGTCCGTCTTTCAGCGAGCGCTCATGCTAATGCATGCCTCATACCACTACACCATCATCGTCCTCTGTCGTTCAGCACTCCTCGCACGTGCCTCCATCTTGACCAAAACTGGCCAAGATTCCACAAACTCAGCCCTGACGTCAATGGCAGATGCCTGCTCCGAGTCTGGTCGCGAGCTGGCCCAAGTACTACTCAAAGTCGACGCCCTCGGTAAATTTGACGCCGTTTTTTCCTCCGACACCTGGTACATGCTCGCGTCTAGCTCGGCCCTGGTCCTTGATCTTGTTTGCCTGAATAAGTTAGGTGGTACCAATATGTCGGAGTCACGTATCCTGCTATCCCAGCTTGCCGACTTGGCGCAGCGGCACAGGCGTAATCCCTACATGCCCGGAACAATCGAAAAGTTCGCCTCTCTCGTCCCCGAGTTACACTCCATGGCCGACTCCTTGGCTTCCCCCGTCCGCTTCACAGAGCCCAAACTGGAAACCCACGACTCCGGGCCGCAGACCTCACTTCCACCACCCCAGCTATCACAAGCAGATACCGTACCGCACATCTACCATCAATCACCCCCCGGAACAGGAGCATACATGTTTGCAGATCATATACCAGGTCGCATGTACCCAGATCAACCGTACATGGGAACAGCAACGACTATGACTCCCAACACTCGTTTTGATAGGGCGACACAAATGCAATTCATGGACTTTACCATTAACAACATCAACGATTGGAACTGGGGCGATATCGGGGGCTTACTGGGGTCGGAAGACGTTCCGACTATGCATGGGAATCCTCATGTGCATGGGCCGCAGCCAACAGGCCCAAACTGA
- a CDS encoding oxidoreductase domain containing protein: protein MSSPKTVRWGILATGGIALTFTRDLLCDPTTRGVKHLKHTVVAAASSSSESRAKDFLKEVGAPSDAKAYGSYEEFVKNPDIDIVYIATPHSHHYQNAMLCLEAGKNVLCEKAFTVNAAQARKLAEVAKSKNLFLMEAVWTRYFPLSIYVREQITAGRIGPVARVVSDNSMALDPENNFPDGKNRMVNPDLAGGALLDLGIYALTWVFQTMYHTQPEGSRQPPKLKAFVKSYEPTGKADEHSTMILSFPRSKEQGGEAHAVATTSLRIATAPGGNMDQPFVRIQGPKGEIQVFGHSFRPLSTKIIGLDGKVESKEFPIPGPGKGSGWYNGFGGSLQSEGEGQGMFWEADEAADAIINGRKEGRFLGLDESVLIMEVMDEVRKQGGLEYPEKIETLDYPTKL, encoded by the exons ATGTCGTCACCAAAGACTGTACGCTGGGGTATCCTCGCGACTGGAGGCATTGCCCTGACCTT CACTCGGGATCTTCTCTGCGATCCTACCACGCGTGGTGTCAAGCATCTCAAGCACACTGTCGTCGCAGCTGCTTCCTCGTCCTCAGAATCCCGCGCAAAGGATTTCCTAAAGGAAGTCGGCGCGCCGTCCGATGCAAAGGCATATGGCTCCTACGAGGAGTTTGTGAAGAACCCTGATATCGACATCGTATACATTGCTACACCACACTCGCACCACTACCAGAATGCTATGCTCTGCTTGGAGGCCGGAAAGAATGTGCTTTGCGAGAAGGCCTTCACTGTGAACGCTGCACAAGCGCGCAAGCTGGCGGAGGTTGCCAAGTCAAAGAACCTCTTCTTGATGGAGGCTGTATGGACGCGCTACTTTCCACTGTCCATCTACGTGCGCGAACAAATCACCGCCGGTCGCATTGGTCCCGTTGCACGCGTCGTTTCGGACAACAGCATGGCGCTTGACCCCGAGAACAACTTCCCGGATGGCAAGAACCGCATGGTGAACCCCGACCTAGCCGGTGGCGCTCTACTCGACCTGGGTATCTACGCTCTCACTTGGGTCTTCCAAACCATGTACCACACGCAGCCTGAAGGGTCGCGCCAGCCACCCAAGCTGAAAGCCTTTGTCAAGAGCTACGAGCCTACCGGCAAAGCCGACGAGCACAGCACTATGATTTTGAGTTTCCCTCGCTCAAAAGAGCAAGGCGGTGAAGCACATGCCGTAGCTACAACCTCGCTCCGCATTGCCACTGCCCCAGGAGGGAACATGGACCAGCCTTTTGTCCGCATCCAAGGTCCCAAGGGTGAGATCCAAGTCTTTGGGCACTCGTTCCGTCCCCTCTCCACCAAGATCATTGGTTTAGACGGCAAGGTCGAGTCGAAAGAGTTTCCCATTCCGGGCCCAGGTAAGGGAAGTGGATGGTACAACGGCTTCGGTGGCTCACTCCAATCAGAAGGCGAAGGCCAGGGCATGTTCTGGGAAGCTGATGAGGCGGCGGATGCGATTATCAATGGCAGGAAAGAGGGACGATTTTTGGGTCTGGATGAGAGCGTGCTTATCATGGAGGTCATGGATGAGGTGAGGAAGCAGGGTGGTCTCGAGTACCCTGAGAAGATTGAGACGTTGGATTATCCGACGAAGTTGTAG
- a CDS encoding DUF1421 multi-domain protein: protein MAVLAAILPVVSRSSSLALQLFGIAAASPDAAKDFVAVANKINGFAAILKQVGTIIKEDDRLPSLEAFEALDDVIEQAQNILGSFELATSPDDVQQYARRDSARFTGTSQSQLDFPTKAKLEYLMAHLEALSMALSVLLQTLYTSQSIMWSKMRPTVSPQQSAKLVENEKIQLETLVIQQQMSILSASNTYERWPHSDTHLLMETDSSQSLVPVDREKTPKPSTLHLYLEKDLTSLDTSVFTEANSLPVVCSVSGKHADHLLQQWTTLPQFESRLRDQERELERQRKDTQQATVESDSEEEEVHSSKLSGDGTQRVHRSGSLEPLIIEANTPGVTSEKHYGPSAPPTPAATPRTSHTSVMPTADQYASTSPRSSLGSLPVDANAAVEAKEEDSEVDLEIPWVLCTRKYYWKYIDARQISSNTDQGPSLAFSERHSWTEIRASWVCKEAIQEPGYYFTEFQKEKKDNRRTKSETYFRIERPLQFDQVKRLVERTVEIYRRKAPLDHHQQPSPRRSSFHRSPPSGNFAKGSTFDRDRTPMPRNTHPPLGHTNAPGYFPPPPGPPSLDRPFSTPRSGPMSQPPQTNVNPRASNLQLPPQQPPPPQSPRLPSYSAQAGGYPTSSTQPMNIASASPMLSSLAPPTFIHEPTAAESSLR, encoded by the exons ATGGCTGTGCTTGCAGCTATATTGCCAGTGGTCTCAAGGAGTTCCAGTCTTGCGCTTCAATTATTTGGGATCGCTGCTGCGTCGCCTGATGCTGCGAAAGATTTTGTGGCGGTCGCAAACAAGATCAATGGGTTTGCGGCAATACTCAAGCAGGTGGGGACTATTATCAAAGAAGATGATCGCTTGCCATCACTGGAG GCTTTCGAGGCTTTGGACGACGTGATAGAACAAGCACAGAATATCCTTGGCAGTTTCGAATTGGCAACGTCCCCAGATGACGTCCAACAATATGCGAGGAGGGACAGTGCTCGCTTCACAGGAACTAGCCAGTCGCAACTAGACTTTCCCACCAAAGCGAAGCTAGAGTACCTTATGGCTCACCTCGAAGCTTTGAGTATGGCCTTGTCTGTGTTATTGCAGACATTGTATACATCGCAAAGTATCATGTGGTCAAA AATGCGCCCGACGGTATCCCCACAGCAATCCGCCAAACTCGTCGAAAACGAGAAGATCCAATTAGAGACACTGGTCATCCAACAACAGATGTCGATTCTTTCTGCATCCAATACATATGAACGATGGCCACATTCCGACACGCATCTTTTGATGGAGACAGATAGCTCGCAGAGTTTGGTTCCCGTGGATCGTGAAAAGACCCCCAAGCCATCCACCCTCCACTTATACCTAGAAAAAGACTTGACTAGTCTGGATACATCGGTATTTACCGAGGCAAACTCTTTACCAGTAGTTTGCAGCGTCTCAGGCAAGCATGCTGATCACTTGCTCCAACAATGGACGACTTTGCCTCAGTTTGAGAGCAGGCTGCGGGACCAAGAACGCGAACTGGAAAGACAAAGAAAGGATACACAGCAAGCCACGGTAGAATCGGACAGTGAGGAAGAGGAAGTTCATTCTTCGAAGCTCTCAGGCGATGGTACTCAGCGAGTGCATAGATCAGGCAGCCTTGAACCGCTCATTATTGAAGCCAATACACCTGGAGTAACTTCGGAGAAGCACTACGGGCCTTCAGCACCACCGACACCCGCTGCTACTCCCCGTACTTCACATACAAGTGTCATGCCCACAGCCGATCAGTATGCATCTACTTCGCCCCGTTCAAGTCTAGGAAGCCTCCCGGTCGATGCAAATGCTGCAGTGGAAGCCAAAGAGGAGGACAGTGAGGTTGACCTTGAGATACCATGGGTATTATGCACTCGCAAGTACTATTGGAAGTACATTGACGCTAGACAAATCAGCTCAAACACTGATCAAGGTCCTTCGCTAGCTTTCTCAGAACGCCACAGCTGGACAGAGATCAGAGCCAGCTGGGTATGCAAGGAGGCCATACAAGAACCAGGATACTATTTTACAGAGTTCCAGAAAGAGAAAAAAGACAACAGGAGAACCAAATCTGAAACTTACTTCCGAATTGAACGACCTTTGCAGTTTGATCAAGTCAAGCGTCTCGTTGAACGAACGGTTGAAATCTATCGGAGAAAAGCACCGCTCGATCATCATCAGCAACCCTCGCCTAGAAGATCTTCATTCCATCGCTCGCCGCCATCGGGGAATTTTGCAAAAGGAAGCACGTTTGATCGCGATCGCACACCAATGCCTCGCAATACACATCCTCCTCTCGGTCACACAAACGCGCCGGGGTATTTTCCCCCACCACCAGGACCACCCTCACTGGACCGACCCTTTTCAACACCTAGATCGGGTCCCATGTCCCAACCTCCTCAAACAAATGTCAATCCTCGCGCTTCGAATCTACAGTTGCCGCCCCAGCAGCCGCCCCCTCCACAATCTCCACGACTGCCTTCTTACTCGGCTCAAGCCGGCGGATACCCAACATCGTCAACGCAACCTATGAATATAGCGTCCGCTTCGCCAAT GTTATCCAGCCTCGCCCCTCCGACATTCATACATGAACCCACCGCAGCAGAATCGTCGCTACGATGA
- a CDS encoding mitochondrial 37S ribosomal protein mS42, translated as MMITRCLARRPATIQSAVGAWRRIPSRLSRSLYTVPTLDNHAELEQNGVKGLLSAKAFQIAYTDYQKYMVDELNVSTAQTPYEGQETKSLVIDFARDPTKAYAFNIASMAWNNHFFFHGLNTTPNVESRPSTNLQMQIDKDFSSTDTLRETFLATAEVMFGPGFVWLVQVNGEFGSLRILPTYLAGSPLSGAHYRRQSHDLNTHNADSYQALNKVGQFGAASGQDQRPKAPLGGVDVVPLMCVNTWEHVWLHDYGIRGKREYLEKWWNKINWSLVEQNATITSRGSYSFQA; from the exons ATGATGATTACACGGTGTCTGGCCCGACGGCCGGCTACTATTCAGTCTGCTGTTGGGGCTTGGAGG AGAATACCATCACGGCTCTCCCGCAGCCTGTACACGGTCCCCACGCTCGACAATCATGCGGAGCTGGAGCAAAACGGTGTCAAGGGGTTGTTGTCTGCAAAAGCCTTTCAGATTGCGTATACCGACTACCAGAAGTACATGGTTGACGAACTAAATGTCTCGACTGCCC AAACACCCTACGAGGGCCAAGAAACAAAGTCACTGGTCATAGACTTTGCCCGCGATCCGACCAAGGCGTATGCCTTCAACATCGCCAGCATGGCCTGGAACAAccacttcttcttccatGGCCTCAACACAACCCCCAATGTGGAGTCGAGACCTTCGACCAACCTCCAGATGCAGATCGACAAGGACTTCTCGTCGACCGACACATTGCGCGAGACATTCCTGGCGACAGCAGAGGTCATGTTCGGCCCCGGCTTCGTCTGGCTCGTGCAAGTCAACGGCGAATTTGGCAGCCTGCGCATTCTGCCTACCTACCTCGCTGGATCACCACTATCGGGCGCCCACTACAGGCGGCAATCGCACGACCTCAACACACACAACGCCGACTCGTACCAGGCTTTGAACAAGGTGGGCCAGTTTGGAGCGGCGTCGGGTCAGGACCAGAGGCCCAAGGCGCCATTGGGTGGCGTGGATGTAGTACCACTGATGTGTGTAAATACGTGGGAACACGTCTGGCTGCACGACTACGGCATCCGTGGGAAGAGGGAGTACCTCGAAAAGTGGTGGAATAAGATCAACTGGAGCTTGGTGGAGCAGAACGCCACCATAACAAGTCGGGGCTCGTATTCTTTCCAAGCATGA